GATTGATTTTTAATCCCTTGAAAATCTTGTCACTGAAAGTTTGGCAGGGGCAGCTTGTAAAGGGGGAAACATTTGGCTAAATGTTTAGCTCCAAAAAAAGATACTGCACACAGTAAAGACAAGAACAGTATGAGAGCCCCAGTAACTTCACCCTATCTCAGGTTCTAGCCAGGAGACCCTAGTGCCTCCTGGGTGATCTCAGGTGACCCGTACACTTCCCCCATTCTAACATTTAAAGGAAAGTTTCCAAGCAAAACTCATCATTCAAATAAATAGCTGGTAATTAACAAAGACCTTAGGCATTTACTTGCTAAAAGTGAATGTAATTTAACAAAGGCATTTGTGCCACTTCCAAATTTGAGGAGAAGGTAACATTTGACTTAACTAAGATGTTATTTACATAAATGAGGGAAGAAGTTAATATAGtggacaaaaaaataaataaatggttttaCAAAAGACATTGACATGCAGCTTTGAGagctacatttattttacaaGTAGCAGTAATCTAAAACGTGCTTCTAATAAGCTAGGGGAAAAAACACTAAATGTGACAAAACTGTACCCTTTGGTACTCATAAATGATTAATCAATGAAACACAAACAGTCTGTGATGAATCATAACTACAACAACAAAGGAGGAAAGCTATGGAAATGTTATGCTGCCATTGTTTATTTAGCATTACAAAAGATAACTGCCAGCAGATTAGCTAATGGTTTTATAATTCATCCACATACTATTTGGATTTCATGTCACagtcttacatttttatttatattttaattgtacaaTTTTATCATATGATTATATCACTTCAAGTGTCTTCTGCATGTACACTTGTAGTGTTTTGTATACTTGACAGTATACAAAAATATGCATAAGTGAAAGTAATTgggctaagtgtggtggctcatgcctgcaatcccagcactttgggaggccaaagcaggtggatcctctgaggtcaggcattcaagaccagcctggccaatgtgtggaaaccgcatctctactaaaaattaaaaaattagttgggtgtggtggtgggcacctgtaatcccagctacttgggaggctgagggaggagaatcacttgaacctgggaggcagagattgccgtgagctgagatcagccatacactccagcatggggagACAGAATGATACtccatctaccaaaaaaaaaaaaaagtaattgtatGAGGGTAGTGAGATTGATTATAACTGACTTCAAGAATTAATGACTGTTAATTTTCTAAACTTGGTAAAGCATCAGAAACCCTGAGTCCCAGGTAGGATAAGTAAAAAGAAATCTACATTTAAACAAATTCtaataaaactgctttaaaacCAGAATATAGAGATAAATGTTAAAATCATTCAGATTTAAAATGGATCACCTTCAAAGGAGCAACAACTATACTAATAGTGGATTTCCCAATAGAAATAATGGAAACTAGAAGTCAAAGGAAGGAACATATTGATACtactgaaagaaaatacttttatactggacaaaaatatccttcaggaatAAAATCAAAGACATTTTCAGGCAAGCAAAACTAGCACTTAAGGAAATACCAAATGTACTtcttcaggcagaaagaaaatggcCACATATATAAAGTCTGAAATGCAAGAAGTAATGAAGAGCAAAGATAATGTAAATATATGGATAAATCTAAGTGTATATAACTTTATTAAACAATAATAATTGTGTGTCACGagggtaaaataaaatacatgaaaacaatGGCATAAAATTCTAGAGAAGGGAAATGGAGGTACTGTCCTGAGCTTTTTCCATCACCCAGAGTGAAAGTAATAAGTAACAGTAGGCTTTAAGGaatcagtaatatatattgtaatCTCTAATATAACtacagaaagattaataaaagaaTGTTTAACGGACCAATCCAGTAGAGGCAGAACACAGAATATTAAAATCTGTCCCACTGAATTAGTATAAtgtgaaaaaggagagaaagaagaacataATACAGGATATTAATAgggataaaatattattcagatgTTAGATTTAAACCCAAACATGTCAACAGGCTACATATTCAATATAAAGTTTATCAAACTTCATTAAAAACCCAATTTATGTTATTTACAAAAGATGTATTAAAACATAAGGACAGAAAGAATGAAAGtagaatcttatttaaaaaaaaacaaacccatgcaTTCAGTAACCAAAAGAAAGATGTTATATTAGTATCAGACTTTAAGGCAAAGTACATTactagaaataaagaataatactACATAATAAGATAGTTCATCAAAAGATAATTTTAGATGTGCTTGCATTCAACAAAGtgttccaaaaatatataaagaaacacataaagaaaaaatttatagaCCTACAAGGAGAAATAGGCAAACTACATTCATGATGAAATTGATTTTCATCACACTTCTCTCAGGAACTCTTATAACAAGCAGATAAAAGTAAGGATAGACATATGAATTGGTCTAATGAACACATATGTAGAACACTATCTCTAATGAGGGGAGAATCAAATAAATTGTTCAGACCCTATGTGATAAAGCAAGtctctacatattttaaaagaatgaaataatacagaatatgttctctgaccacaatacAACTAAGTTAGAAATCActaacaaaatgatttttttaatcatgtttGGAAATAAAGTACTATGCCTTTCTATAACACGTGGGTCAAAAAATgtaagttagaaaatatttttaaagaataatgaaaatatgacATATCAAAGCTTCAAGAAGCACAAGGggaactttattattttaactgtatataaagaattataaaaaacaaaagagaagcatTAAACACCAATGAGTTAAGAGTCTGtccaagaagacagaaaaataacagtAAATTAAACTCAAAGAAAGTAGAAGGAAATTAAGTTAGAAcataagttaataaaataaagcattggaTTCATCAGCTTCCTTGGTGAAACTGttcaagaaaaacaagaaaagaaagaatcaatgtcaggaatgaaaagaagacattactACAGGTCCTGCAGAcctaaaaaaatcattgaaaaatgttttaaacaactttataaaactatattttaaaatataaatcaaatggATATATTCCTTGAAAAATACTACAAAGTTGATAGAACAGAAAATTTGAATATCcttcaactatttaaaaaattaaatatataatttagaatGTTACACAATAAAGAAAACACCAGGCTTCtgacaaacatttaaagaagaaatggtaATCTTATGCAAACCCTTTAAGCTGTTTTAAGAAAAACAGCTACCATTTGCCAACTCACATTAAGAGGCCAGAATAACGCTAATATAAAAACTGACAGGaaattccaagaaagaaaaatttcaggctTAGTTTCACTCATGAATTTAGATGCAAATATCCTGAAAATAAGATTCTCAGATTTACTCACTAACACTGAAATGACATGTAGGTGACCAACTCAGTCTCAGCTGGACAGCCAGAGCCACACTTTACCCACTCCTTTTTTCCTGAACTTCAGAAGAGTGTCTACACTCAGTTTTTGGTAGCTTTGTTAATAAACAGATATTAGCAAACCACATCTagtaatgtataaaaagaataatCCATGTTGGACACATTCCAGAAAGTAAGCTTAggttaaaatttgaaaatcaatgtCATTCATGACATTAACAGAGTAAGGgaataattatttcaattgattTCAATAGATGATgttgataaaatttaaatcaaaggtatgctaaaaactcttagcaaactagGACTAGAAAGCAACTTTCTGAATCTGAAAAAAGATACCCCCAAAAGGACCTTCAGCAAATATCAAACTTAATGGTGAAACACTGAAAGCTTTCCCCTGTCACTGGGACCAAGACAAGGTGTATGAGcctcctagggctgctgtaacaaagtaccacaaactggatcACTTCAAACAAGAGAAATGCATTGTCTCACGGTTCTGGAAGCCACCAACTGAGATCAAGCCATCAACTCTTTCAAGGCTCTAGGGgtgaatccttccttgcctcttcctagcttctggggGTTGCCAGCAATCTTCGGCATCCCTTGTCTTGTAGATACAGcactccaatctccacctccaaCCTCACATGGTgttcttctctgtgtgtgtgtctgtatctcttctctttttataaggacacaagtcATATTAGAGTAGGGCAAACCCTACTCCAGTATGAATCTCGTCTTagcttgattacatctgcaaagacagtccaaataaggtcacattcacagataCTGGGGTTTAGGACTTCAATATACCTTTTTGGAGGATACTTCAGTCTACAATACCAGGACTCCACTGTTGCCACTTCCTTTTGAACTGCAGGTCCTAGCCAGTGTAATAAGccataaagtaaatataaaatataaagattagaaaagaagaaataaaaccatcACTACTCATAGATGACATTATTGTCTATGGGGAAAATCCCAAACAACTCacagataaattattaaaattaatttttaaaagattggtaTAGACaaggttaatatataaaattcattttactaCAAAACATAACAATAGCATAAAAAACCAAACACTTAGAAATCAAACTAATAAAATACAGGTAAGGCCTCTGGGCAGAAAGCTATAAAATCTTACTAAGATAAactaaagaagacctaaatatgctatgttcatgaattagaagGCTCAATATTGTGAATTTGCGAAGTCTTAAATTGTCTACAGAtgcaatgcaatccccatcaaaatctcAGTGTGTGGAAACTGACATGCTGATTCTCAAGTTATACGGACATGGAAAAGGTCTTGAACAGCCAAGAATTTGTTGAACAAAGCTAAGAGGGCATGTACTACTCAATATGAAGAGTTATTATAAAGCTATTTTAATGAAGACAATGTAGTATTGGCACAAAGACAGACAAACAGGCCAAAGGGGCAGATACAAACACACCTCTGCACACATGGGCACTTGCTCTATGACAGAAGAACACTATGGAGTGGTGAGTTAAAGGGGAGGCTTTTCAATAAACTGTACTAAAGTAAATGAATATTcgtatgaaaaaaatgaatttgctcTCCACCTTGTTTTAGCCACCAAAATAGTTATATGCAAAAATACTGATGAATTTCACAAACAAAAGTTTAAGCAAAAGAAATACATACTGTAATCCTCTAGtttcaaataaaagtaaaacaaaattaaactttaGTGCAAGAAAAGTCAAGATTGCAGTTAATTTGGGGAGAAAAGAGTGTTACTAACCGGCACTTTTTTAAGAGTATTAGAGGAGTTTCTAGGGAGCTGGGAAAGAGGATGAGATGGTGGTGGTATAAGTAGTTGGAcacaatcattcattcaacaagttaTTGAGAAATCACTATATATCAGGTATTGCACTGGGCCTGGGGTCATCAAAGGGAATAAATATAGGCATGATCCCTGCTCTGACTGTGTTTATCTCTGATAGCAGACAGACGAAAACAATTAATGAAcacagataaatatatacaattgccTCATAGGGTACGTGCTCTGAGAGGTACCCTTGTCTTGCTACACAAGGGGAACTCTTTATTGAGGGTGGAGATGAAGAGAAAAGCCATTATTAGGTCCTTCACTAGACTGAATCATAAAAATAGTTCAGAAttgcatttctccttttctccatcCCTAAAAAGTAGTGGTTACTCCTTTTTTGTCTAATGGTTTCAATGTCATTTTAGATCTACACTTAGTTACACCTAGGAATCCCATCTGACACTTAGAAATCCCATCCGTTAATCTGAGGAAAATCTTGGCTTGAAAGTAATGGCACCAGCCCCCTTAAAATGGCACCTATGTGTGAATGCCActaatttttagttaattttaggGCTGTTACTCTAAAATCAAAAAGTTCttctgaaattctgatttaaaaagcaatgagtttTAAAATCTTTCCATGTTACAAAATACTTATATGCTCATTGTAGAACATTTGGGAAATcagaaaactgttaaaaaaaaaccctcgaAAATCCATAATTATATGAATAGCTATCAATTCTATCTATAACAGTATATATAATTCTATCTATATATAACAGTAGTTACTGTTGGGGTACTTCTCTTTCAATATTTAAATGtcttgatatatttattttcacagttgAGATCAGAATTTCTATGTCGTTTTGCAACCCaagttttccatttaaaaatataataagaacTTATTTCCCCAGTCATTAAATAATCTTCCTAAACATAATCCTTAAGTCCGTAAAAATTCCATCCTACAGATATACCTAAAAGTCAGTTTGTTTGTTTCCCCGGGAAAGAATCCTACGTGACATGGTTCTGGGCCTGTATAAGTGCTGCCTTGTAAACAGTGAAAGATCACAGAATCAGCCTCCAAATAAAGTACTTAAAGCCAATGTCAAAGTTTTTCCAAGGCAAAGGGAGACTGTGAATCCAGCAATTGCCAATGTTCCCCATACGTGAATCATCTCAATGAGAAGTCATTCTTTTAGTGCAAAGAGCTTGACGCGTCTAGCGGTGCCGAAGTTCTGCCAAGCTTCCGAATCCCAACAAAAGGTTCCGCTGGGCCTTTGGAAGTCGGCGGCCGCGGCAGAGGCTGCTCCAAGGGCGGCAACAGTCAAACCACGACCGGGCGCAGAGGTCTCAGTCCCGCGGAGCGCTAGTTGCCGGGCGGACGCGGCGACCCGAGAGTGGCTGTCTTCCCGTCCAGGTTCAATCCGCGCCTACTCGGTAAATTCCAGGAGGTGCTCCCAGCCGAGCCCGCTGCCCCTGACGTCGCGCCTGGGCAACCTGGGCTCCCCCAGGGAATCCTTAGGCGCGGCGGCCGAGTCCGGGCTGGGCGCGCCCCTCCGAGTCACAAGTTCGGGTCTCGAGGCTGAACTTGGGAGGAACGTGCCCCGGGTCCCCGCCCTTCCCCGATTGCCCGATCCCCATCCCCCGCAACCGGGAGCGCGCAGGCGCAGCGGTCCGGGAGTCCAGCCAGCGGTCCCGGAACCAGCGGTCACGCCCGTGCCGGTGGCGCCGCTGCCACCGCTCACCATGGCCCCGGGTCTCCGGCTGCTGCTACCGCTCGTGCTTTGCGTGGGGCTCGGCGCGCTCGTGTCTTCTTCGGGGGTCGGGGGCTTCCGCAAGCGAGGCCCCTCGGTGACGGCTAAGGTGACCGAGAGCAGCGCGCAGCAACTTCCTCCGTGGCGGGCGGGGGGCCTGGGGGCGCTTTGGACACTGGGGCTCGGTGTCAGGGCGGACTAGGAGGAGGCGTCCCGGGCACAGCGGGACGGAAGGCGGCCGCGGGGCTGGGTGGGAGGGGGCTGCTGGCGTGCGGGGTGGTGGCGCTCCCGTGGAGACCCTGGGGGCTCTGGGCTGAGACCAGCTGGCCCCGGCCGCCGGCTGCCTGGACTTCTTGTCCAGGGTAGAGGGTCCGAGGTGAGCCGCCTGGGGGTAGGAGAGGCTTCCGGAACCGGCGGGCCCGTTCTCCAGGAAGGAGACTGCCCAAGTACTTCCTTCGCCGTGGCCCGGGCTCGGGAGCGGAGCGAGAGGAATGCGGGAAGGGTGGGGGACGGGACCCGCGCGGGAGAGGCGCTCGGAGCCCAGGGCTTGCAGCAGCCCGCCCCGCTGTCCTGGGGCGGGGAAGAGCCTAGTTCCGCGCCGGCCGCGGGGTTTCGGGCAGGCGTCAAAGCGCCTCGCTCAAATGAGAGGCTGTACCCCGCCCGTTTTGGGGAACCGTCGTCCTCTCCCGGGAAGGGGAGGTGCGCCTTCAACTTCGGCGGGCCAGCGGCGCCGGCTGTGGGGTGTGCTAGGCCCGGCGAACCCGGCACCTGTGCACCTGGGGCGGCCTCAACGGCGGGGGGACGCGGGCGGGCGGGGGGCTGCCAGAAAGTGCGTCTTCAGGACTTCCTCGTACTTAACTCCGCTTCAGTTCTTTTTTCAGCATCTTTAACCAAGGGTAGACGATAGTGGGAGAGcgcagggagagggaggggataATTTCGTGCCCATAATCACCACTTCTAGAAAACTCGCCAGTAATAGTGTCTTGGAAACTGAATCCGGAGCGGGCGGGGTGCAGCTGAAAGTGGTCCTAATCAGTCTGGGGTTTGTCCGTGGAAAAGACTAATTAACTAGTAGAATGCTTACATCCTCTACCGCAGACACCACCTGAGGCCGGGGAAGACCAGGGTGGGAAGGAAGAGGTCCAACTCAGCATTTGATGTCGCATAAAAGGCCATGCCACGCTGTGGGCCGGGTTGATAAACAGGCTGATGGTTTTGAGAAGCTCTGATCTTACTCCCAGCCTCTTGATCTTGTAGGCATATCTAATTTTGGGAAATGATTTGTGCAAGGCCACAGAGCCGAACGGGGTCTCTTGGGATAAAGCCATAAACATAAAATTCGCACAATTATGAAATCTTGGAGGAAATAAACTTTAATATAGATtatgtgacatttaaaaatacctgaaaaatgagaaaaagcagcGCAGGGATGACTCAGGAGGTAAAGGCAACTGCatgtgcaaaaatcctcaaacaGGAGAGCCCTCCCTGCATTCAGAGCCTGTGGAGAGGACTGCGGTGTGCCTTCAGCACAGAATGAGAGGTGACTTGAGAGGAGGTTGGAGGGGTGAGCAGCAGCGGGATCACACAGGGCCTTAGAGGTTGCAGGTAGGCATGCGGGTATTGAggcaattattattaaaatttgaaGTCTTATTCTGCAGTCAGAGCCACTGAAGGGTTTTAAGCCTGAGAATGGCATAATCTCAATATATGCTGTTGAGAAATTTCTGTGGTCACTCAGTGGATAGTGAATTGGGAGGTCATTCAGGGCACCATGCCAGAGTCCAGATGGTGGCTTGGATTAGGGTGGTAATCGTTGAAATGAGGAGCAAGGGAAGGACTTGGAATAGATTTTGGAGGTGTAACTAACCAGAGTTGCTGATGGTTTACAAAGTGGGTGGAGAGGGAATAGGATTGccaaataaaatacaggatgcccagttagATGTGAATTTCAGATTAACAACGAATAAATTTTTTTAGTGTATGTCCCCTGTAATATTTGGGAATAAGTTTCACTTGGGAAACTTTTTAAACCTACTGATGCAGAGACCCACCCCAGAACAAGTCAATCACAATCTGTATGGGTGGGGCTCAGTATCCTATCTTTTAGAAGCTTTCAGATGATTCTGGTGTGCAGGCAGCGTGGACTGGGAACCACTGGAAGACAGAGCCAAGAGAAGAGGAAGCTGGTGGCTGCAGGAAGGGAAGAGTTTGAGTATCCTAATCCCTTGTCTGTGACACTGTCACTGAGGGGAGTCAGCATGTACCCTACTCTGAGAATTGTTGCTTAACATGTCTTTTATTCCCCCTACCAAATTTGTCATTAAGTTCTAAAAGCTAATTGTGTAGGCGCATCTTAAACAGATTCTGCTCTGTTAAATTACTTTTTCATGAACTTTTAAAGACAACTAAATCTATTGGAAAATGatgttacaaataatttttctgagtGCAGACAAGTACATTAACTGGCCCTCGCTCTAGTGTAATGTTTTCCCTAGCAGTGTTTTTGTTTACCTCTGATTTCATTTAAAAGTAGGAATCTGTAAATAAGCGAGGTGTGAAGTACTATTGTGCCCACATGGCCCATTAGTGGCACTGACTTCATCCATAGATCCTGCTGCTGGGCCAGGCTGGCAGCTTCCTGCCCCAGCCATAGAGGCTCAGGTGGGGGCTCTAGCTCATTGggctccaaatccacagaattaCATTTGCTGACCTATATTTTTGAACCAATGCCATCAAATCTGTGCAGGGTCCAGTACTGGGAGTGTAATGCCACCATCCTTCCAGTTGCACACATATTACAGCTTGCAAACGCATTAGCATGTAGTGGCCAGGAGGCTGTGGCTAGGTGGCCTTGGACAAGTGATTGAATGTCTATGGCCCCGTTTCCTCCTCTGTCAAATGGAGACAGAAATATATGGGAGGGCTTTGCATATTAGATGTGGTAAAGCagatgtcttagtctgtttgtgttgctataaaggaatatttgaggctgggtaatttatgaagaaaaaaggtttatttagctcacagttctgttgGCTGGAAGGTTCAAGATTGGGCATCTGGTGACAGTCTCAGCGTGCTTCCACCCATGGTGGAAGGTAACAGGGAGCAGGCGTGCGGGTGAGAGAGGGGGCTGACGGGGGTGATGTCAGCTTCCTTTAAAAACCAGCTCTTATGggaactaacagagtgagaactcactcactgctgAGAAAGCAGcaggccattcatgagggatctacccccatgatccacacaccttgcattaggccccacctccaacattgggatcaaatattcaaaccacagcagcagGTAAAGCACATAGTCCATAGTCCCTGATTTCAGAAGTCACTCTTAACCCTACTGTGACAGTGCAGACCTGAAAAGAATCatcatttattttacagatgaagagaggGAGTTCAGAGTTTAATTAATTTGCTGAGGCTTCCATGGCCGTTGAGTGGTGGAGCTGCGTTTGAGAACAGTTTCTTTGACATGGCCGCTCACGTACTGGGTGTGCTCTCAAGTTACTTTGGAAATGGAATCAGGATTAATTTCGCAGAGGTTTGGGTCAGGCCGTGTGAATGCCTCCTCCCTGTctacctcctcccacctccaatgCTGCATAATTTTCAAATGACTTTCAAGGGCAGCCTTGAGGAAAAAAACAAGTGACTGAGGTGCCCATCCCCAAAGTCTAGCATGGAATCCAGGTATCACCTTTTCCAGGAAGCGCACCCTGATCTCCACAGATAATACCCACCCCTTGCCATGACACTTTATCTGTCCTTGTCTTATAAAACCTGACTTCTCATTATATTATAGCATTCATGTACGTGTTTTCTGTTAGACTAAGCTTTgtagccccaccccacccctggccCAGCACTGGGCCTTGTTTCCCAGAGGCACTCAGCAACATCAGAGATGAATCCAGTGGTGAGAGGGTTTAGAGTGAGAGAGTTTGCTGCCAGCTCCCTCACCTTCTGCGTAGGAATGTGTGTGTCCAGGTCTTCCTTGAATATCATTTGACATTGAACCATTTAACATTTCCTGACTGCCTCCTTCTGCTGACCTTTAGCTGGGGAACTAAAAACACTGTTTCTACCCCTTAGGTTTCCCTGGCTAGACTGGGAGAGTCCTATTAACGACAAACCAGTTTAGCTAGAGGCAGCCTTGAAATTCTGGCTCTCATACTTAGAGTAGGGAAACCTTggtaaatcacttaacctctctcatTTCCACTTTTCTCGTTTGTAAATTAGTGATAATAGCTCCTATCCCACCTTTCCGAGGTGTGGTGAGCATTAATTATATAAGATGATGTGGGTTACACAAACTGAGACCAACACTAAGTAACGtttgtttccttccctcttccttcctgctcctcctccagtCTTTGCCCCTTTGTTTAAATGCCTCTTCtggttgggcactgtggctcatgcctgtaatcccagcactttgggaggccaacatggatagatcacttaaggtcagaagttcaagactagcctggccaatatggcaaaagcctgtctctactaaaactacaaaagttagctgggcatggtggtgcatacctgtaatcccagatac
This Callithrix jacchus isolate 240 chromosome 2, calJac240_pri, whole genome shotgun sequence DNA region includes the following protein-coding sequences:
- the LOC118151400 gene encoding uncharacterized protein LOC118151400, with product MVSGGSGATGTGVTAGSGTAGWTPGPLRLRAPGCGGWGSGNRGRAGTRGTFLPSSASRPELVTRRGAPSPDSAAAPKDSLGEPRLPRRDVRGSGLGWEHLLEFTE